A genomic segment from Danio aesculapii chromosome 17, fDanAes4.1, whole genome shotgun sequence encodes:
- the c17h8orf74 gene encoding uncharacterized protein C8orf74 homolog, whose translation MMASIHTLQEISRMKRDEGIGRLSRCFEWMEFDGDDKRQFLHQEFVYENVMFAVTRGLPWSIVVQVANISKDLLPKINGLKSSEVISLVKAGLSQINPCLSSTHHAVLLDFIVQTYVPHQRLYQAAFSGETSLKRIRRDLQIETPPQPQPLSEGTDAERWKQQQIVEELRSAQSRTQAEIQELRETSRTQIMSTLQDRLHSLPDEGQMSRQEVEELLHSVLRLQGEIIMESLTKETRLTENLLQVKLRQSEVQRQLDYTPVFPDKQRLVTPTRSKKKGI comes from the exons ATGATGGCCTCCATACACACATTACAAGAGATTTCGAGGATGAAG agagaTGAAGGTATTGGTCGATTGAGCCGCTGTTTTGAATGGATGGAGTTTGATGGCGACGATAAGCGGCAGTTTTTACATCAGGAGTTTGTGTATGAGAATGTGATGTTTGCGGTGACTCGAGGACTGCCGTGGTCCATAGTGGTACAAGTGGCTAATATTTCCAAAGACCTCCTGCCGAAAATCAACG GTTTAAAGTCATCTGAGGTCATTAGTCTTGTGAAGGCAGGTTTATCACAGATTAATCCTTGCCTCTCCTCGACTCATCATGCTGTTCTTCTGGACTTCATTGTGCAAACATACGTTCCCCATCAGCGGCTCTACCAGGCAGCGTTCAGCGGTGAGACGAGTCTGAAACGCATCAGACGAGATCTTCAGATTGAAACACCTCCTCAGCCGCAGCCTCTCAGTGAAGGAACAGACGCCGAGCGGTGGAAACAACAGCAGATTGTGGAGGAGCTGCGTTCGGCTCAGTCCAGAACACAAGCAGAAATCCAGGAGCTCAGAGAGACCAGCCGGACTCAGATCATGAGTACCCTGCAGGACAGATTACACAGTCTGCCGGATGAAGGACAGATGAGCAGACAG GAGGTTGAAGAACTGCTGCACAGTGTTCTGCGTTTGCAAGGAGAGATTATAATGGAGTCTCTGACGAAGGAAACTCGCCTGACAGAAAATCTACTGCAGGTTAAACTGAGACAGTCTGAAGTACAAAGACAGCTTGATTATACACCTGTTTTCCCTGATAAACAAAGATTGGTAACGCCAACAAGATCCAAAAAGAAGGGAATTTGA